A single Clostridia bacterium DNA region contains:
- the map gene encoding type I methionyl aminopeptidase, whose protein sequence is MIFVKTKEEVDVMRKACRVVRDTLLYVGDRIKEGVTTADVDSWVKEYIESQGAIPSCLGYEGYPASACVSVDDVVVHGIPSKKTYIEEGQIVGVDLCAYIDGYHGDGARTFMIGKVSREKRDLVETAEKAFFKGIEGINASSRLGDISGAIQEYVESRGYSVVRALTGHGIGREMHEDPSVPNYGVKGRGLRLHSGLTLAVEPMINLGRFDVYTERDGWTVRTKDRSPSAHYENTVVIWEDGVEILTL, encoded by the coding sequence ATGATTTTCGTTAAGACAAAAGAAGAAGTCGACGTGATGCGGAAAGCTTGCCGCGTCGTTCGCGATACCCTTCTTTACGTCGGTGACAGGATCAAAGAAGGCGTCACGACCGCGGACGTCGATTCGTGGGTCAAAGAGTACATCGAGAGTCAGGGAGCGATCCCTTCCTGCCTCGGTTATGAAGGTTATCCCGCCAGTGCGTGCGTGTCGGTCGACGACGTCGTCGTGCACGGGATCCCCTCGAAAAAGACGTATATCGAAGAAGGTCAGATCGTCGGCGTCGACCTGTGCGCGTATATCGACGGATATCACGGCGACGGCGCGCGGACGTTTATGATCGGAAAGGTCAGTCGCGAGAAAAGAGATCTCGTGGAAACCGCCGAAAAAGCCTTTTTCAAAGGGATCGAAGGGATCAACGCGTCCTCTCGCCTCGGAGATATTTCCGGCGCGATTCAGGAGTACGTTGAAAGCAGAGGTTACTCCGTCGTTCGAGCGCTCACCGGGCACGGGATCGGGCGCGAAATGCACGAAGATCCTTCCGTTCCCAACTATGGGGTGAAAGGTCGCGGGCTTCGATTGCACAGCGGACTTACGCTGGCGGTCGAGCCGATGATCAACCTCGGAAGGTTCGACGTCTATACCGAACGCGACGGCTGGACGGTCAGGACGAAAGACCGCTCGCCTTCCGCGCATTACGAGAATACCGTGGTGATTTGGGAAGACGGCGTCGAGATTCTGACGCTTTAA
- a CDS encoding adenylate kinase, with protein MKVIFLGAPGSGKGTHATRVKTELGVPHISTGDIFRANIKGGTPLGLLAKSYIDKGALVPDDVVIKIVADRLSQEDCKAGFILDGFPRTISQAEALEAITSIDVVVNLVVDDEAIVKRVAGRRMCRCGETYNVAFLNGRTTCEKCGGELYQREDDKEETVKNRLAVYHAETAPLIDYYAKKDLLKNIDGAQGIEAVYADIMKVLK; from the coding sequence ATGAAAGTGATTTTCTTAGGCGCGCCGGGGAGCGGAAAAGGCACCCACGCGACGCGCGTAAAAACAGAGCTCGGCGTGCCGCATATTTCCACGGGAGACATCTTCCGCGCGAATATCAAAGGCGGCACCCCGCTCGGGCTTCTTGCGAAGAGTTATATCGATAAAGGCGCGCTCGTTCCCGATGACGTCGTCATCAAGATCGTGGCGGATCGCCTTTCGCAAGAAGACTGCAAAGCCGGTTTCATTTTGGACGGATTCCCGAGAACGATCTCGCAAGCAGAGGCGCTCGAAGCGATCACCTCGATCGACGTCGTCGTCAACCTCGTCGTGGATGACGAAGCGATCGTAAAGCGCGTCGCGGGAAGAAGAATGTGCCGTTGCGGCGAAACGTACAACGTCGCATTCCTGAACGGCAGGACGACCTGCGAGAAGTGCGGCGGAGAGCTGTACCAACGCGAGGACGACAAAGAAGAGACCGTCAAAAACAGGCTTGCCGTGTATCACGCGGAAACCGCGCCCCTGATCGATTACTACGCGAAAAAAGATCTTTTGAAAAATATTGACGGCGCGCAGGGGATCGAAGCGGTCTACGCGGACATTATGAAGGTGCTGAAATGA
- the secY gene encoding preprotein translocase subunit SecY, whose product MLNTLINAFREKEIRKKMLLTLLMLLVFRIGCFIPVPGIASTSFQNLASNDFFSVMSTITGGSLANGTLFALGILPFINAFIIMQLLTLVIPPLDRLSKQGEDGRKKLTQITRYMAIVLAIIQGVGICLAWGADMFDATFGSQKFSMALVIVMLVGGSCLVMWIGDRITEYGIGNGTSLIIFVGILASAAQSLVTAFKNIGDGNVAKNVWLIIAFLLVVLFVFVFIIFVDLAERKITIQYAKQIKGNKMYGGQSTHIPMKVNASGVMPIIFASSFLMFPQMIASFWPTSKFYLWWAKWLGIGTPIYIAVMCLLILFFSFFYSQIQFNPEDISRNIQQNGGFIPGIRPGRPTSEFLKRINNRITLFGAIFLAIIALVPSVVFAALGQSNGLANAFSATGLLIVVSVAMEFDTQLQNQLMMKHYKGFLK is encoded by the coding sequence ATGTTAAATACGCTGATAAATGCCTTCCGTGAGAAGGAAATACGAAAGAAAATGCTCCTGACGCTTTTGATGCTGTTGGTGTTCAGGATCGGGTGCTTCATTCCCGTCCCGGGCATCGCGTCAACAAGCTTCCAGAACCTTGCGAGCAACGACTTTTTCAGCGTTATGTCCACCATCACCGGCGGATCGCTCGCAAACGGCACTCTGTTTGCGCTCGGTATTCTCCCATTTATCAACGCTTTCATTATCATGCAACTTCTGACGCTCGTCATCCCGCCTCTCGACAGACTTTCGAAGCAGGGTGAGGACGGAAGAAAAAAACTTACGCAAATCACGCGTTACATGGCGATCGTTCTCGCGATCATCCAAGGCGTGGGTATCTGCCTCGCTTGGGGCGCGGATATGTTCGACGCGACCTTCGGATCCCAGAAATTTTCGATGGCTTTGGTCATCGTTATGCTCGTCGGCGGCAGCTGCCTCGTTATGTGGATCGGCGACCGCATCACCGAGTACGGGATCGGAAACGGAACGTCGCTGATCATCTTCGTCGGTATCCTCGCTTCCGCGGCGCAATCCCTCGTTACCGCTTTCAAGAATATCGGTGACGGCAACGTCGCGAAAAACGTGTGGCTCATTATCGCGTTCCTGCTCGTCGTCTTGTTCGTCTTCGTCTTCATCATCTTCGTGGATCTCGCGGAGAGAAAGATCACGATCCAATACGCGAAGCAGATCAAGGGAAATAAGATGTACGGCGGTCAATCTACCCACATCCCGATGAAGGTCAACGCGAGCGGCGTTATGCCGATCATCTTCGCTTCGTCCTTCCTGATGTTCCCGCAAATGATCGCGAGCTTCTGGCCGACGAGCAAGTTCTACCTTTGGTGGGCGAAGTGGCTCGGCATCGGAACTCCGATCTATATCGCGGTCATGTGCTTGCTGATCTTGTTCTTCTCGTTCTTCTATTCGCAGATCCAGTTCAATCCGGAAGACATCAGCCGCAACATCCAACAAAACGGCGGGTTCATCCCGGGCATCCGTCCGGGCAGACCGACGAGCGAATTTTTGAAGAGGATCAACAACAGGATCACCCTGTTCGGCGCGATCTTCCTCGCGATCATCGCTCTCGTCCCGAGCGTCGTCTTCGCTGCCCTCGGTCAATCCAACGGTCTTGCGAACGCGTTCAGCGCGACGGGTCTTCTGATCGTCGTCAGCGTTGCGATGGAATTCGATACGCAGTTGCAGAATCAGTTGATGATGAAGCACTACAAGGGCTTCTTGAAGTAA
- the rplO gene encoding 50S ribosomal protein L15, protein MKLHTIAPAPNSKTSAKRLGRGIGSGLGKTSGKGHKGQWARSGGGVRPGFEGGQMPLTRRLPKRGFTNIFKKEYNIVNLWDLECFEAGAVINEEVLLATGILSKAQPYGLKVLGGGELTKALTVQAAYFTETAKEAIEKAGGKVEVL, encoded by the coding sequence ATGAAATTGCACACCATAGCGCCCGCTCCGAATTCAAAAACTTCCGCGAAAAGACTCGGCAGAGGTATCGGTTCCGGTCTCGGAAAGACTTCGGGCAAGGGCCATAAAGGTCAATGGGCGAGAAGCGGCGGCGGCGTACGTCCCGGATTCGAAGGCGGTCAAATGCCTTTGACGAGGCGCCTTCCGAAGCGCGGCTTCACGAACATCTTTAAGAAAGAATACAACATCGTTAACCTTTGGGATCTCGAATGCTTCGAGGCGGGTGCGGTCATTAACGAGGAAGTCCTCCTCGCGACCGGGATCCTCTCTAAGGCGCAGCCCTACGGACTCAAAGTCCTCGGCGGCGGCGAGCTGACCAAAGCGCTTACCGTTCAAGCGGCGTACTTCACCGAGACCGCGAAAGAAGCGATCGAGAAAGCCGGCGGCAAAGTCGAGGTGCTGTAA
- the rpmD gene encoding 50S ribosomal protein L30: MAKIKVTLVKSTIGALEKQKANVAALGLRKVGSSNVLEDTATTRGMIKVVSHLVKVENAD, translated from the coding sequence ATGGCTAAGATCAAAGTTACTCTCGTTAAGAGCACCATTGGCGCGCTCGAAAAGCAAAAGGCAAACGTAGCCGCGCTCGGTCTTCGTAAAGTCGGTAGCTCCAACGTTCTCGAAGACACCGCTACCACGCGCGGAATGATTAAGGTCGTTTCTCACCTCGTAAAAGTAGAGAACGCCGATTGA
- the rpsE gene encoding 30S ribosomal protein S5 — protein sequence MARRDDKFNKDREVKDGFDKVTIAMNRVTKVVKGGRTMRQAALIVVGDKNGQVGLGMGKATEATDAIEKATTAAKNSLIKVPIVGTTIPHQITGVFGRGQVLLMPAEVGTGVIAGGPVRAVLEMAGIQDIRTKAIGTNNPINCAKATMDGLSRLMTVEQISALRGKTVEEILGKEAQE from the coding sequence ATGGCAAGACGTGATGATAAATTCAATAAAGACAGAGAAGTAAAAGACGGATTCGACAAAGTGACGATCGCGATGAACCGCGTCACGAAGGTCGTTAAAGGCGGTAGAACGATGCGTCAAGCGGCGCTCATCGTCGTCGGCGACAAGAACGGTCAAGTCGGACTCGGAATGGGTAAAGCCACCGAAGCGACGGACGCGATCGAGAAGGCGACGACCGCTGCGAAGAACAGCCTGATCAAAGTGCCTATCGTCGGAACGACGATCCCGCACCAAATCACCGGCGTGTTCGGTCGCGGTCAAGTTCTCCTGATGCCCGCCGAAGTCGGTACCGGCGTTATCGCGGGCGGTCCGGTTCGTGCCGTTCTCGAAATGGCGGGTATCCAAGACATCCGCACGAAGGCGATCGGAACGAACAACCCGATCAACTGCGCGAAGGCGACGATGGACGGACTTTCCCGTCTTATGACCGTCGAGCAGATCTCGGCGCTTCGCGGCAAGACCGTTGAGGAAATTCTCGGTAAGGAGGCGCAAGAATAA
- the rplR gene encoding 50S ribosomal protein L18 — protein MITKIDKNSERIKRHKRIRNKISGSAERPRLSVFRSSKHIYAQLIDDVAGVTIAAASTVEKAIAEAVKDMTKSEQAKYVGTILGQRAVEKGVSTCVFDRSGYLYMGRLEALADGAREAGLQF, from the coding sequence ATGATAACCAAGATCGATAAAAATTCCGAAAGAATCAAAAGGCATAAGCGCATCAGAAATAAGATCAGCGGCTCGGCGGAGCGCCCCCGCCTTTCGGTTTTCAGAAGCAGCAAACACATCTACGCGCAACTTATCGATGACGTCGCCGGCGTGACCATCGCCGCCGCGTCCACCGTCGAAAAGGCGATCGCCGAAGCGGTGAAAGATATGACCAAGAGCGAGCAAGCGAAATACGTCGGCACGATCCTCGGTCAGCGCGCGGTCGAAAAAGGAGTCTCGACTTGCGTGTTCGATAGAAGCGGCTACCTTTACATGGGCCGTTTGGAAGCCCTTGCGGACGGCGCGAGAGAAGCCGGTTTGCAGTTCTAA
- the rplF gene encoding 50S ribosomal protein L6, translated as MSRIGRLPVEIPAGVTVTLGENNVVTVKGPLGTLTRALPASSVITMEGNRVHVARTNDEKESKAIHGLTRVLINNMVVGVTKGFSKTLVVNGVGYKVAVEGNKVVFNVGFSHNVPVEIPEGIKAKAENGLELTVTGIDKELVGQFAANLRDIKRPDPYHIYGIRYKDEVIVKKVGKTAGK; from the coding sequence ATGTCAAGAATCGGAAGACTTCCCGTTGAGATCCCCGCGGGCGTTACCGTTACGCTCGGGGAGAATAACGTCGTTACGGTCAAAGGTCCCCTCGGAACCTTGACGCGCGCGCTTCCCGCTTCCTCGGTCATCACGATGGAAGGCAATCGCGTTCACGTCGCCCGTACGAACGACGAAAAAGAAAGCAAAGCAATCCATGGTCTTACGCGCGTCCTTATCAACAATATGGTCGTCGGCGTCACCAAGGGATTCAGCAAAACGCTCGTGGTAAACGGCGTCGGTTACAAAGTTGCTGTGGAAGGAAACAAAGTCGTGTTTAACGTCGGTTTCTCTCACAACGTTCCCGTCGAGATCCCCGAAGGCATCAAAGCGAAAGCGGAAAACGGTCTTGAACTCACCGTTACCGGTATCGATAAAGAGCTTGTCGGACAGTTCGCGGCGAACCTTCGCGACATCAAGAGACCCGATCCCTATCACATTTACGGTATCCGTTATAAAGACGAGGTCATCGTAAAGAAAGTCGGTAAGACCGCGGGTAAATAA
- the rpsH gene encoding 30S ribosomal protein S8, with amino-acid sequence MVVTDPIADMLTRIRNALTAKHSDVKIPTSKVKAAIADILLEEGYIEAVEKVEDGVNSYLNITLKYGAGRSVINGLKRISKPGLRVYANCEDLPKVLNGLGIAIISTSKGIMTDKNARTANVGGEVMAYVW; translated from the coding sequence ATGGTAGTGACCGATCCTATTGCGGATATGCTCACGAGGATAAGGAACGCCCTTACCGCGAAGCATTCCGACGTTAAAATCCCGACCTCCAAGGTGAAAGCCGCGATCGCGGACATCTTGCTCGAAGAGGGATATATCGAAGCCGTCGAGAAAGTCGAAGACGGCGTTAACAGCTATTTGAACATTACTTTGAAGTACGGCGCGGGCAGAAGCGTTATCAACGGTTTGAAGCGCATCAGCAAGCCGGGCCTCAGGGTGTACGCGAACTGCGAAGACCTTCCGAAAGTTCTGAACGGTCTCGGCATCGCGATCATCTCGACTTCGAAGGGCATCATGACGGATAAGAACGCTCGCACCGCAAACGTCGGCGGCGAAGTGATGGCTTACGTCTGGTAA
- a CDS encoding type Z 30S ribosomal protein S14: MARMALKNKQKAPQKFSTREYTRCSICGRPHAVLKKYGICRVCFRELAYKGQIPGIKKSSW; this comes from the coding sequence ATGGCAAGAATGGCGCTTAAAAATAAGCAAAAAGCACCTCAAAAGTTCTCGACCCGCGAATACACGAGATGTTCGATTTGCGGCAGACCGCACGCCGTCTTGAAAAAGTACGGAATTTGCAGGGTTTGTTTCAGAGAGCTTGCTTACAAAGGCCAAATACCCGGCATTAAGAAGTCCAGTTGGTAA
- the rplE gene encoding 50S ribosomal protein L5, which yields MSKFNYKNVNEVPKLEKIVLNMGLGDEKDNGKSFQLAVEELKLISGQKPVVTKAKKSVANFKVREGQSIGAKVTLRSGKMYDFLDKLISIVLPRVRDFKGVSTKSFDGRGNYAMGLKEQLIFPEISYDQVEKTRGLDICVVTTAKTDEEAKELLDLLGMPFARN from the coding sequence ATGAGCAAGTTCAACTACAAGAACGTGAACGAAGTTCCGAAGCTTGAAAAGATCGTTTTGAACATGGGTCTCGGCGATGAGAAAGACAACGGCAAGAGCTTCCAGCTCGCCGTCGAAGAGCTTAAACTCATCAGCGGTCAAAAACCCGTCGTTACCAAAGCGAAAAAGAGCGTTGCGAACTTCAAAGTCAGAGAAGGTCAAAGCATCGGAGCGAAAGTTACCCTTCGCTCGGGCAAGATGTATGACTTCCTCGACAAGTTGATCAGCATCGTCCTTCCCCGCGTCAGAGACTTCAAAGGCGTTTCCACCAAGTCTTTCGACGGAAGGGGCAATTACGCGATGGGACTGAAAGAGCAACTTATCTTCCCGGAGATCTCCTACGATCAAGTGGAAAAGACGAGAGGCCTTGACATCTGCGTGGTGACCACGGCAAAGACGGACGAGGAGGCAAAAGAGCTTTTGGATTTGCTCGGTATGCCTTTTGCTCGTAACTAA
- the rplX gene encoding 50S ribosomal protein L24: MEIKKGDSVVVLTGKDKGKKAAVIKAYPADNKVVLEGLNMVTKHVKARSAQQPGGKVEQPAAIDASNVMLVCPSCGKATKVAHEKVDGKNVRKCKKCGAVIDTKAAPKKATAKKATAKKATKETEAVETTEQTVTATATKKATKKAAPKAEA; the protein is encoded by the coding sequence ATGGAGATTAAGAAAGGTGATAGCGTAGTGGTACTTACCGGCAAAGATAAGGGCAAGAAAGCAGCCGTTATCAAGGCGTACCCCGCGGATAATAAAGTTGTGCTCGAAGGCCTCAATATGGTCACCAAGCACGTTAAGGCAAGAAGCGCGCAGCAACCGGGCGGCAAAGTCGAGCAACCCGCCGCGATCGACGCTTCCAACGTTATGCTCGTTTGCCCCTCTTGCGGCAAAGCGACCAAAGTCGCTCACGAGAAGGTTGACGGCAAGAACGTCAGAAAATGCAAAAAATGCGGCGCCGTGATCGACACGAAAGCGGCTCCGAAGAAAGCGACCGCTAAGAAAGCCACCGCCAAGAAAGCGACCAAAGAAACCGAGGCTGTGGAAACCACCGAACAGACCGTAACTGCGACCGCCACCAAGAAGGCGACCAAGAAAGCGGCTCCCAAGGCGGAAGCGTAA
- the rplN gene encoding 50S ribosomal protein L14: protein MIQPQTRLVVADNTGAKEIMCIKVLGGSFRKFGNIGDVIVASVKTATPGGTVKKGDVVKAVIVRSVRGIGRKDGSHIKFDENAAVIIDNQKQPRGTRIFGPIARELRDKDYMKIISLAPEVL, encoded by the coding sequence ATGATACAACCTCAAACCAGATTGGTCGTCGCGGATAACACCGGCGCCAAAGAAATCATGTGTATCAAAGTGCTGGGCGGCTCGTTCAGAAAGTTCGGTAATATCGGCGACGTTATCGTCGCGTCCGTTAAGACCGCAACTCCGGGCGGCACGGTCAAGAAAGGCGACGTCGTCAAGGCGGTCATCGTAAGATCCGTTCGCGGCATCGGCAGAAAAGACGGCTCCCATATCAAGTTCGACGAGAACGCGGCAGTCATCATCGACAACCAAAAGCAACCGCGCGGAACCCGTATCTTTGGGCCGATCGCGAGAGAGTTGAGAGATAAAGACTATATGAAGATCATCTCTCTTGCACCCGAAGTGCTTTAA
- the rpsQ gene encoding 30S ribosomal protein S17, with protein MERNLRKSRVGIVVSDKMEKTIVVAVEVKYKHPLYKKTVRITNKYKVHDEENAAHVGDTVEITETRPLSKEKRWRLVEIISKAK; from the coding sequence ATGGAAAGAAATTTGAGAAAGAGCAGGGTGGGCATCGTCGTCAGCGACAAGATGGAAAAGACCATCGTCGTTGCGGTGGAAGTCAAATATAAGCATCCCCTCTATAAGAAGACGGTTCGTATCACCAATAAATACAAAGTGCACGACGAAGAGAACGCCGCGCACGTCGGCGACACCGTCGAGATCACCGAGACCCGTCCTTTGAGCAAAGAAAAGCGCTGGCGTCTCGTCGAGATCATCAGCAAGGCGAAGTAA
- the rpmC gene encoding 50S ribosomal protein L29, translating into MKAKQYFEMSTGELDKELAKLKSQLFNLRFQHAAGQLTNNSALKNVKRDIARVNTILRQRELQLKGEASAK; encoded by the coding sequence ATGAAAGCTAAGCAATATTTTGAAATGAGCACGGGCGAACTCGATAAAGAGCTCGCGAAGTTGAAGTCGCAACTTTTCAATCTTCGTTTTCAACACGCTGCCGGACAACTTACCAACAACAGCGCGTTGAAGAACGTGAAGCGCGATATCGCAAGAGTAAACACCATACTTCGTCAGAGAGAATTGCAGCTCAAAGGCGAGGCTTCGGCGAAGTAG
- the rplP gene encoding 50S ribosomal protein L16: protein MLMPKRVKRRKVSRGRMKGKANKGNVIAYGEIALVADECGWVTSNQIEAARIAMTRFTKRGGKVWIDIFPHKPVTKKPAETRMGSGKGSPEYWVAVVKPGRVMFEMAGIDLEVAKEALRLASHKLPVKSKIVVKEIPVAAEGGEE from the coding sequence ATGTTAATGCCGAAGAGGGTCAAGCGTAGAAAAGTTTCTCGCGGCCGTATGAAAGGAAAAGCAAATAAAGGCAATGTTATCGCTTACGGCGAGATCGCTTTGGTGGCGGACGAATGCGGATGGGTTACCTCGAACCAAATCGAGGCGGCTCGTATCGCGATGACTCGTTTCACCAAGAGGGGCGGAAAGGTCTGGATCGACATCTTCCCCCACAAACCCGTAACGAAGAAACCCGCCGAAACGCGCATGGGTAGCGGTAAGGGTTCCCCGGAATACTGGGTTGCGGTCGTTAAGCCGGGCAGAGTTATGTTTGAAATGGCGGGTATCGACCTCGAAGTCGCAAAAGAGGCGTTGAGACTTGCTTCCCACAAATTACCCGTTAAGTCTAAAATCGTTGTGAAGGAGATCCCCGTCGCAGCGGAAGGCGGTGAAGAATAA
- the rpsC gene encoding 30S ribosomal protein S3, which yields MGQKVNPNGLRIGINKEWEAQWFAGKKDFGSYLLEDNQIRHFIKDVYKPELKTTSEEPVQQEGEKFVKKLDDRPRISRVDIERCDKYLKVKVFTARPGLLIGQKGVGTEKIRAQVIKIAKKNGHNYPTVLIEFIPVKVADADAQLVAEDIANQLEKRISFRRAMKLAMSRANKAGAKGIKTMVSGRLDGAEIARTEQYHEGSIPLQTLRADIDYGFAEAHTTYGRIGVKVWIYKGEVLVKKAQPAQSEGGEA from the coding sequence ATGGGACAGAAAGTTAATCCTAACGGACTTAGAATAGGAATCAATAAAGAATGGGAAGCCCAATGGTTTGCCGGTAAGAAAGATTTCGGCAGCTATCTCCTTGAAGACAATCAGATCCGTCACTTCATCAAGGACGTTTACAAGCCCGAGCTCAAAACGACCAGCGAAGAACCCGTTCAGCAAGAAGGCGAAAAGTTCGTCAAAAAGCTTGACGACAGACCCAGAATCTCCCGCGTGGACATCGAGAGATGCGACAAGTATCTCAAAGTCAAGGTCTTTACCGCCCGCCCCGGTCTCTTGATCGGACAAAAAGGCGTCGGAACGGAAAAGATTCGCGCGCAGGTCATCAAGATCGCGAAGAAGAACGGACACAACTATCCGACCGTGTTGATCGAGTTCATCCCCGTCAAAGTGGCGGATGCGGACGCGCAACTCGTCGCGGAAGATATCGCGAATCAACTCGAAAAGAGAATCAGCTTCCGCAGAGCGATGAAGCTTGCGATGTCCAGAGCGAATAAAGCCGGCGCGAAGGGTATCAAGACGATGGTTTCCGGCAGATTGGACGGCGCGGAGATCGCGCGTACCGAGCAGTATCACGAAGGCTCGATCCCCCTTCAAACGTTGCGCGCGGATATCGATTACGGTTTCGCGGAGGCGCACACGACTTACGGGCGTATCGGCGTCAAAGTGTGGATTTACAAAGGCGAAGTGCTTGTGAAGAAAGCGCAGCCTGCTCAGAGTGAAGGAGGTGAAGCGTAA
- the rplV gene encoding 50S ribosomal protein L22 gives MATRMKEKSAARIENADKRPKATAKYIRISPYKVRIVLDIIRGKNYTEAAAILKNTNKSAAPVVLKVLDSAAANAEYKNISKSDLFVAEAFADQGPTLKRIMPRAKGRAYRILKRTSHITVILDSANN, from the coding sequence ATGGCAACTCGTATGAAAGAAAAGAGCGCAGCGCGCATTGAGAACGCGGACAAGCGTCCCAAGGCAACTGCCAAATATATAAGGATCTCCCCTTATAAAGTAAGAATCGTACTCGACATCATCAGAGGCAAGAATTACACCGAAGCCGCGGCTATCTTGAAGAATACCAACAAGTCCGCCGCTCCCGTGGTCCTCAAAGTCCTCGACTCCGCCGCGGCGAACGCCGAGTACAAGAACATCAGCAAGAGCGACTTGTTCGTAGCGGAAGCGTTTGCGGATCAAGGCCCCACGTTAAAGAGAATCATGCCGCGTGCGAAAGGCCGCGCATACCGCATCTTAAAGCGCACGAGCCACATCACCGTGATCCTTGACAGCGCGAACAACTGA
- the rpsS gene encoding 30S ribosomal protein S19, producing the protein MSRSVKKGPYVEERLLKRIQAMNDANEKKAIKTWSRASTIFPDMIGHTIAVHDGRKHVPVYITEDMVGCKLGEFVPTRTFKGHPGSKSAASK; encoded by the coding sequence ATGAGCAGATCAGTTAAAAAAGGACCTTACGTTGAAGAAAGGTTGTTGAAAAGAATCCAAGCCATGAACGACGCGAACGAAAAGAAAGCGATCAAGACGTGGTCGAGGGCGAGCACGATATTCCCCGATATGATCGGTCACACGATCGCGGTTCATGACGGCAGAAAGCACGTACCCGTCTATATCACCGAAGATATGGTCGGTTGCAAACTCGGTGAGTTCGTGCCCACCAGAACGTTCAAAGGACACCCCGGCAGCAAGAGCGCTGCTTCCAAGTAG
- the rplB gene encoding 50S ribosomal protein L2, whose translation MAIKRYNPTTAGRRGMSVSAFDELQGVQSPEKSLLENKKKSGGRNATGRITVRHIGGGNRQKYRVIDFKRNKDNVPAKVIGVQYDPNRTVNIALLQYEDGEKRYILAPDGLKVGDTVVSGADVDIKLGNSLPLSSIPVGTFIHNIEMHAGRGGVIARSAGISAQLMAKESKGAIIKMPSGEMRYVPLNCRATVGELGNKDNEIVSLGKAGRKRHMGTRPTVRGVVMNPCDHPHGGGEGKSPVGMASPVTPWGKPALGYKTRKKKNASDKFIIKRVN comes from the coding sequence ATGGCTATCAAGAGATATAACCCCACAACGGCGGGTCGCCGCGGAATGAGCGTTTCGGCGTTCGACGAGCTCCAAGGCGTTCAATCCCCCGAAAAATCCTTGCTTGAAAACAAGAAAAAGAGCGGCGGTAGAAACGCGACCGGAAGAATCACGGTCAGACACATCGGCGGTGGGAACAGACAAAAGTACAGAGTGATCGACTTCAAGAGAAATAAGGACAACGTTCCCGCGAAAGTGATCGGCGTTCAATACGATCCGAACCGCACGGTCAACATCGCGCTTCTCCAATATGAGGACGGCGAAAAGAGATATATCCTCGCTCCGGACGGTTTGAAAGTCGGCGACACGGTCGTCAGCGGCGCGGACGTCGATATCAAACTCGGAAACAGCTTGCCGCTTTCCTCGATCCCGGTCGGTACGTTTATCCACAACATCGAGATGCACGCGGGCCGCGGCGGCGTGATCGCTCGTTCGGCGGGCATCAGCGCGCAGCTTATGGCGAAAGAAAGCAAAGGCGCGATCATCAAGATGCCCAGCGGCGAAATGAGATACGTTCCGCTGAACTGCCGCGCGACGGTCGGCGAACTCGGCAACAAAGATAACGAGATCGTCTCCCTCGGTAAAGCGGGTAGGAAAAGACATATGGGAACCCGTCCGACGGTTCGCGGTGTGGTTATGAACCCCTGCGATCACCCGCACGGCGGCGGCGAGGGCAAGAGCCCGGTCGGTATGGCAAGTCCTGTTACGCCTTGGGGTAAACCCGCGCTCGGTTACAAGACTCGCAAGAAGAAGAACGCGTCTGACAAGTTCATCATTAAGCGCGTGAACTAA